The Sulfurimonas sp. genome includes the window CTTTAAAGTAAGGATCAACCTTCATATCTTGACGTAATTTATATATATTTGCACAAGTAATTGATGCTTCGCAGTTACTTGAAGGACATTCAAAGTTTTTTTTATCTTTTATTATTCCTGCCCAATAAAAATCATAGGCATCTTCAGTATTTACAATTTCATTTATATCTGTACAATAAGCTTGTTCTATTTTCATAATATTTCCTTCAATACAACGGTCGAGTACAAAAATATGTTACCTGTCTTTGTAGTCTTTTAAGTTCTACAATGATAGCTAAATTTCTTTGATAAACAAAGCTAAAAATTGGCTAGGGTAACATATTTTTGTTGCTACGATTTGTTATATGAAGTGTAAAGCATACGATACAATAGTTGGAATAAATGATATAAATATAATTATGCAAAAAATTTTAAACACCCGCCTAAGTAAATTTTTCCATGGATGTTTTTGCTCTTTATCATTGTATTTTAATAAAGCACCAATAATACTAGCAATTAAAAAAGGCTCTGTTACAAGAAATAAAAGAGTAATGAAAATAATTCCATAAATTATAAAAGAATTTGAATTGGACAAAGAAACTAGCACTAAAAGATTTATAATAAAAAGAGAGACACTGATTAACAATAGTATTTTTTTTTCATTTTTCATTTTTTTCCTTGTTTGTTTTGTCATATAACGGGGGCGCGGGTGAGTAACTGCCGTTGGTAAAACTTTAGTTTTTCCAATGGTTGCTTGCTCCTCCCGCTTGTTATCTGGTGCTGTGCGACAGATGACCAGTGGGTGTTCAACCCGCGCCCCCGTTATCCGGTCACGCAGTGAGCGGATAACGTTTAAGGAGAGCAATATTTGACCCGCCCTTGGGTCAAATATTGGCTCCTGCGTTTTGTTATGTAACTCAAATGATAGCCCTTACTCATCGATAAAAATTGTATACAGGCTAACAAAATATTATACGGTGTTTTAACTTCTGGTAGAAATGGACGAGGTCTTAAATTTAACATATGCTTATATGCTAATTGAACCCTCTGAACAATCAAGCAATTTAACTTAACCTCCTTCAAACCAATAATTAGCTAAAATAAATATACTAAGAAGCCAAGTTTGAGGGATAAATATGCAACTAAGTTTTTTTGACCATGCCATGAAATACCAAGGTGGTAAGAAGAGTATGAAGTTTCTAAATGAGATGAAAGAGATTATTCCATTTGAAGCAATTGAGAAAATACTTATAGAGAAAAATGTATATAAACCTAACAAAGGTAAGACAGGAAGACCATCTATCATTGCAAAGATATTAGTAGGCTCACTCTTCTTGCAGAATTGGTATGGATTGTCAGATCCAATGACACGTGTGACAGTTTCCTTACCAGAAACTGTAGAAGAGCTTATACATGACCGTATAAGCTTCAGAAAGTTTCTTGATATAAGAGATGAAGATACTATTCCAGATGAAACAACTATTTGTAAATTTAGAAACAAGCTTATCAAAGAAGAGATACTTGGTGATATATTTGAAGAAGTAAAAAAGATGATGGAATCTAAAAGACTTATACTCAATGAGGGAACTCTTATAGACGCTACTCTCATCCACTCAAGCGAACCAAAGAGAAAAAAAGATGACAAGGGTAAAGTTATTTCAAATAAAGCCCATGATTCTGATGCAACCTATACTTCAAAAAGAGGTCGTAAACATCATGGATTAAAGATGCATATAGCAACTGATACAAACGGTATCATCAAAAAAGTAATAGCTACAACTGCATCAACACACGATAGTACACAGTTTGATAAGCTGACAGAAGATGAAAATAAAGCAATATTCGCAGATAGTGGCTATATGCAAAAGGCAAGAAAAGTGGCACTAAGAGCAAAAGGTATTTTTGCTGGTATAGTTGAAAGACGAGTAAGAGGTCAATCGAAACTAAGACCTAAACAATCAAGAAATAATACAAGATTCTCAAAGATAAGATGTCTCGTGGAATTACCATTCGCATTTATAAAACAACATATGAACTTCAGAAAAACCAGATATCGGGGAATAGAGAAAAATCAACAACACTTTTTTATGTTGGCTGCTTGTTATAATCTGAGACGGACACCTGCACTGGTAAGGGCTAGGAACTGATACAAAAGGAACAAAATAAGGTTCTAACATGCTAATAAATAGTAGAAATATAGAAAAACAAGACAGAAACTCACTTCAAAATTGAAAGAGAATTTTTAAAATGATAGAATATTAGTATAAAGAAGAATCATCTGGCTTGTTCAGAGGGTTCAATTATAAAGTTTGCCTTTTCTACATCTTCTTCGTATTTAGCAGTACAACCATTATTGTTAAATACTTTATTTGCACTAGTTAAGTATTTAATTTTTGCCTCATCAGTCCATTCAGGAACTTTATTTGTTCCTGTTGTTCTCTGACGTCGTTCAGCATCTATACTCATAAAATAAGTAATATTACATACCTTATTGTTTATAACTGTCTCTTGGTTATTAAGGTTATCTTTTGTTTCATACTGCATAATTGTACAGCCTTGAAAAAACAATATCAATGTAATCATTATAGTTGTCTTAATCTCATTCTCCTATATTTATAACGGCTTAACTGAAGGACAAGTGGGCGAAATGGCTTGATACTTCTGTCTTTAGATTCTATCTATTCGACACATAAAAGCTCGAAATTTTCGCTCATTACACTTGTTCTTCTTCCTGTATTTTGTTAGGAGTTCTACTAAAAAGTTTATCTGGAACTAATATAGCAATAACAATTCCCATGATAGGATAAATAATCCATTTTTCTAAACTTTGAACAAATACAACATCAAATGGGTTACCCGTTACAATTCCCATTATAGGCATTCGTAATAAATCATCACCAACAAATAATAACAATACTCCAAAAATCATACCTTTTATTATTTTGTTTTTACTCGGTAATT containing:
- a CDS encoding IS5 family transposase, translated to MQLSFFDHAMKYQGGKKSMKFLNEMKEIIPFEAIEKILIEKNVYKPNKGKTGRPSIIAKILVGSLFLQNWYGLSDPMTRVTVSLPETVEELIHDRISFRKFLDIRDEDTIPDETTICKFRNKLIKEEILGDIFEEVKKMMESKRLILNEGTLIDATLIHSSEPKRKKDDKGKVISNKAHDSDATYTSKRGRKHHGLKMHIATDTNGIIKKVIATTASTHDSTQFDKLTEDENKAIFADSGYMQKARKVALRAKGIFAGIVERRVRGQSKLRPKQSRNNTRFSKIRCLVELPFAFIKQHMNFRKTRYRGIEKNQQHFFMLAACYNLRRTPALVRARN